Proteins from a single region of Catenulispora acidiphila DSM 44928:
- a CDS encoding LacI family DNA-binding transcriptional regulator, with protein MSPAPGGNGAGGRAKRPTMVDVAREAGVALRTVSRVVNDDPTVGPEYVTKVRAAIAALNFRPDERARQLRTGITGTIGAAVRRIAELNPALAAIEQSARASRLTLLASSTDFDASREHDILVSMCRQRLDGIIVEPFAENHAYLQPEIEAGMPMVAMDRPMSGVAVDCVMSDNASGIGMAFHHLHQHGHRRIAYIGDSERVFSGHERASAFRAALVAHGQSVTGLVHPGDITGERVGASLEAALGGPDPATALVTGNMDSTIAVLRRLGPQAASRLAIVGFDEVPLADLLQPALTVVAQDTAAIGRTAVELLRERIADPSRPVQNVVIPVSLTTRGSGEVPAPAVSAQ; from the coding sequence ATGAGCCCTGCACCGGGCGGGAACGGGGCCGGTGGCCGGGCCAAGCGGCCGACCATGGTCGATGTGGCACGCGAGGCCGGGGTGGCCCTGCGCACGGTGTCCCGCGTGGTCAACGACGACCCGACGGTCGGACCGGAGTACGTCACCAAGGTCCGGGCGGCCATCGCCGCTCTGAACTTCCGCCCTGATGAACGCGCCAGACAGCTGCGCACCGGCATCACCGGCACGATCGGCGCGGCGGTCCGCCGCATCGCCGAGCTCAACCCGGCGCTGGCGGCCATCGAGCAGAGCGCGCGCGCCTCGCGGCTGACGCTGCTGGCCTCCTCCACGGACTTCGACGCCTCCCGCGAGCACGACATCCTGGTCTCCATGTGCCGCCAGCGCTTGGACGGCATCATCGTCGAGCCCTTCGCCGAGAACCACGCCTACCTGCAGCCGGAGATCGAGGCCGGCATGCCGATGGTGGCGATGGACCGGCCGATGAGCGGCGTCGCGGTGGACTGCGTCATGTCCGACAACGCCTCGGGCATCGGCATGGCGTTCCACCACCTGCACCAGCACGGACACCGGCGGATCGCCTACATCGGCGACAGCGAGCGGGTCTTCTCCGGCCACGAGCGCGCCTCGGCTTTCCGCGCGGCGCTGGTCGCGCACGGGCAGTCGGTCACCGGCCTGGTGCATCCCGGCGACATCACCGGCGAGCGGGTCGGCGCGTCGCTGGAGGCCGCGCTGGGCGGTCCGGATCCGGCGACGGCGCTGGTCACCGGCAACATGGACAGCACCATCGCGGTCCTGCGACGGCTCGGGCCGCAGGCCGCCTCGCGGCTGGCGATCGTCGGTTTCGACGAGGTGCCGCTGGCTGATCTGCTCCAACCCGCGCTCACCGTCGTCGCCCAGGACACCGCGGCGATCGGCCGGACCGCCGTGGAGCTGCTGCGCGAGCGCATCGCCGACCCGTCGCGGCCGGTGCAGAACGTGGTGATCCCGGTTTCGCTGACGACGCGCGGCTCCGGCGAGGTCCCGGCGCCGGCTGTTTCGGCGCAGTAA
- a CDS encoding glycosyl hydrolase family 95 catalytic domain-containing protein, whose translation MRHRTRLRRTAAAGAVAALVGTMLTTTLTGPARADSVTANQAWRIAQQYTGVWTSPPSALTNGETVDAPMLGNGDIGVAIGGSIANQTMYLGKNDFFSGSAHAIKPLGRIVVTAAGLNGSSYHVVQDIAHAEVRGTYTLGSQTLSTTSWVDANSGMYVTSFALTGGSAQSIGIALQNGSGGTPSVSTSGNDLDADVAADTGTGSDPHARIAARTIGQTQSISGNKITLTIQPGTTSTLVAGIVSSIDSSSWQSGADALVGSLAQADVANHNAAHRSWWQNYWQQSYVEIPDKTVEKSWYGSLYLLGSVSRAGKYAPGLWGNWITGAMNWNGDYHTNYNYEAPFYAALSTNHIAQMAAYDQPVLDWQSGGQSLASQNGFSGVLYPVGLSPKGTSADMNLHNQKSNAANLASDMVMRFEHTGDTSYATTVYPWLKQVGLFWQNYLTWDAANNRYVITNDAPHEDQSYPQTNSGLSLGLVHLLFQGLIDMSTALNQDASTRATWQNIESHLSALPTMSLNGQTILRETEVGSDFINDGNDIDSQAIYPGSLIGLDSDAASQQNARNTIGALTNAWHGGNAPATFYAAAARVGYNPSTILSNLDSEAANNAYPNMAIHHNGGGIENINVTTSGLDEMLLQSFQKDVKVFADWPANTNAKFGDLLAYGDFLISSSKSGNAVQYIRAVSQKGGSLTVTNPWSGSVEVYRNGTDTGAVSGAKLTIATSAGDTIDLAPAGTSLATIQSELSQPLQTTSSGSFSSGFESSDPAVSWSDTVDSSGGGSTGVTGICCGAPGPEAGVRTGETSHTGSSSLMYSGSAQGGTNDYAYLKVYDLSGSPLAIGSGKTLGYWIYPQSNATSTWVPAGSTNSSCVAVDMVFTDGSTLRDSGAVDQSGTKIHPANQCGHLTLDAWNHVTVNLGTNNANKQISRILVGYDHPNSTGGYRGYVDDLTVS comes from the coding sequence ATGAGACACAGAACACGGCTGCGGCGCACTGCCGCCGCCGGCGCTGTCGCAGCCCTCGTGGGAACGATGCTCACCACGACCCTGACCGGTCCGGCGAGGGCCGACTCGGTCACCGCGAACCAGGCCTGGCGCATCGCCCAGCAGTACACCGGCGTCTGGACGAGCCCGCCGTCCGCCCTGACCAACGGCGAGACGGTGGACGCCCCGATGCTGGGCAACGGCGACATCGGCGTGGCGATCGGCGGGTCGATCGCGAATCAGACCATGTACCTCGGCAAGAACGACTTCTTCTCCGGGTCCGCCCACGCGATCAAACCGCTGGGACGGATCGTGGTCACCGCGGCCGGGCTGAACGGCTCGTCCTACCACGTCGTCCAGGACATCGCGCACGCCGAAGTGCGCGGCACGTACACCCTGGGCAGCCAGACGCTGAGCACCACGAGCTGGGTCGACGCGAACTCCGGCATGTACGTCACCTCCTTCGCCCTGACCGGCGGCAGCGCGCAGAGCATCGGCATCGCGCTGCAGAACGGGAGCGGCGGCACCCCGAGCGTCAGCACCAGCGGCAACGACCTGGACGCCGACGTCGCCGCGGACACCGGAACCGGCAGCGACCCGCACGCCCGGATCGCCGCGCGCACGATCGGGCAGACCCAGTCGATCTCCGGCAACAAGATCACCCTGACCATCCAGCCGGGGACCACGTCCACTCTCGTGGCCGGGATCGTCTCCAGCATCGACAGCTCTTCGTGGCAGTCCGGCGCCGATGCGCTGGTCGGCTCGCTGGCTCAGGCAGACGTCGCCAACCACAACGCCGCGCACCGTTCCTGGTGGCAGAACTACTGGCAGCAGTCCTACGTCGAGATCCCCGACAAGACGGTGGAGAAGAGCTGGTACGGCTCGCTCTACCTGCTCGGCTCCGTCTCGCGCGCCGGGAAGTACGCTCCCGGGCTGTGGGGCAACTGGATCACCGGCGCGATGAACTGGAACGGTGACTACCACACCAACTACAACTACGAGGCGCCGTTCTACGCCGCCTTGTCCACCAACCACATCGCGCAGATGGCCGCCTATGACCAGCCGGTGCTGGACTGGCAGTCCGGCGGCCAATCGCTGGCGTCGCAGAACGGTTTCTCCGGCGTGCTGTACCCGGTCGGCTTGTCGCCCAAGGGCACCAGCGCCGACATGAACCTGCACAACCAGAAGTCCAACGCCGCGAACCTCGCCAGCGACATGGTGATGCGCTTCGAGCACACCGGCGACACGTCGTACGCGACCACCGTCTACCCGTGGCTGAAGCAGGTCGGGCTGTTCTGGCAGAACTACCTGACCTGGGACGCGGCGAACAACCGGTATGTCATCACCAACGACGCCCCGCACGAGGACCAGTCCTACCCGCAGACCAACAGCGGGCTGTCGCTCGGGCTGGTGCACCTGCTGTTCCAAGGCCTGATCGACATGAGCACGGCGCTGAATCAGGATGCTTCGACCCGCGCCACCTGGCAGAACATCGAGTCTCATCTCAGTGCCCTGCCCACGATGTCGCTGAACGGGCAGACCATCCTGCGCGAGACCGAGGTCGGCAGCGATTTCATCAACGACGGCAACGACATCGACTCCCAGGCGATCTACCCCGGCAGCTTGATCGGCCTGGACAGCGACGCGGCCTCGCAGCAGAACGCCCGCAACACCATCGGCGCGCTGACCAACGCCTGGCACGGCGGCAACGCGCCGGCCACGTTCTACGCCGCGGCGGCGCGCGTGGGCTACAACCCGAGCACGATCCTGTCCAACCTGGACTCCGAAGCCGCGAACAACGCCTATCCCAACATGGCGATCCACCACAACGGCGGCGGCATCGAGAACATCAACGTCACCACCTCCGGGCTGGACGAGATGCTGCTGCAGTCCTTCCAGAAGGACGTCAAGGTGTTCGCCGACTGGCCGGCGAACACCAACGCGAAGTTCGGCGACCTGCTCGCGTACGGCGACTTCCTGATCTCCTCCAGCAAGTCCGGCAACGCCGTCCAGTACATCCGGGCCGTCAGCCAGAAGGGCGGAAGCCTGACCGTCACCAACCCCTGGTCCGGCAGCGTCGAGGTCTACCGCAACGGCACCGACACCGGCGCCGTGTCCGGGGCGAAGCTCACGATCGCGACCTCGGCCGGCGACACGATCGACCTCGCCCCGGCCGGTACCTCGCTGGCGACCATCCAGTCCGAGCTGTCCCAGCCGCTGCAGACCACCTCCAGCGGCAGCTTCAGCTCCGGATTCGAGAGCAGCGACCCGGCGGTGAGCTGGAGCGACACGGTCGACAGCAGCGGCGGCGGCAGCACGGGCGTCACGGGGATCTGCTGCGGCGCACCCGGCCCGGAAGCCGGAGTCCGCACCGGTGAGACTTCGCACACCGGGTCCAGCTCGTTGATGTACTCCGGATCCGCGCAAGGCGGCACCAACGACTATGCGTACCTGAAGGTCTATGACCTCAGCGGCAGTCCGCTGGCGATCGGATCCGGGAAGACCCTCGGCTACTGGATCTATCCCCAGAGCAACGCCACCAGCACATGGGTCCCAGCCGGTTCCACGAACAGCAGTTGCGTCGCCGTCGACATGGTCTTCACCGACGGCAGCACCCTGAGAGACTCCGGCGCCGTGGATCAGAGCGGCACCAAGATCCATCCGGCGAACCAGTGCGGGCATCTGACGCTGGACGCCTGGAACCATGTCACGGTCAATCTGGGGACGAACAACGCCAACAAACAGATCAGCCGGATTCTGGTCGGCTACGACCATCCGAACTCCACCGGCGGTTACCGCGGCTACGTCGACGATCTGACCGTCAGCTGA
- a CDS encoding CocE/NonD family hydrolase, protein MVFDIRVESGLEATMRDGTILRADAYRPMGSGPWPVLLVRTPYDKQNAEVLSRLDPQGAAGRGYLVIVQDCRGRFASDGVWEPLLHDGPDGYDTIVWAASLPASNGRVGTYGPSYLGYTQQAARAAQPPGLCASVPAFTWSDPNDGLMARGGAYELGLMTHWTLSLGFDVLARRYADAPQELASRLAALNGALEDFRSRVVWDSPAEDLPVLRRLGLTTPKPTSAPHQRSAAIPTLTIAGWFDCFLQGSLDNHVAATASGAPTALIVGPWTHDDQSSQGGASLNARELDFLDRHLRPDSSVQAPESPESPESPVQVFVMGTDEWRRFPSWPSQSTESSWYLHPDACLAPLLPPNSPPDSFDHDPDDPVPTLGGAILLGPDFPSGQCDQAQIEERDDVLIYTSEPMKTSLEVIGRVRVELFATSTAPSTDWIARLCDVDEHGVSRNITDGILRAPSAEPQRQPQKHTIDLWSTAHAFLPGHRIRLQITSTCFPRWARNPASSTARQTVHHGNATPSRLILPRTPA, encoded by the coding sequence GTGGTGTTCGACATCCGCGTCGAATCAGGGCTCGAAGCGACGATGCGCGACGGGACGATCCTGCGCGCCGACGCCTACCGCCCGATGGGGAGCGGACCGTGGCCCGTGCTGCTGGTCCGCACCCCGTACGACAAGCAGAACGCAGAGGTGCTCTCACGCCTCGATCCGCAAGGCGCCGCCGGCCGCGGCTATCTGGTCATCGTCCAGGACTGCCGCGGCCGGTTCGCCTCCGACGGTGTGTGGGAACCGCTGCTGCACGACGGCCCAGACGGCTACGACACGATCGTCTGGGCCGCGAGCCTGCCCGCCTCGAACGGCCGGGTCGGAACGTACGGACCCAGCTACCTGGGCTATACCCAGCAGGCGGCGAGGGCGGCGCAACCACCTGGGTTGTGCGCCAGCGTTCCGGCGTTCACCTGGTCGGATCCGAACGACGGGCTGATGGCGCGCGGCGGCGCCTACGAACTCGGGCTGATGACGCACTGGACTTTGTCGCTCGGGTTCGATGTCTTGGCACGCCGGTACGCCGACGCTCCGCAGGAGTTGGCATCCCGGCTCGCGGCGCTGAACGGTGCGCTGGAGGACTTCCGGTCGCGGGTCGTCTGGGACTCGCCTGCAGAGGACCTGCCTGTGCTCCGGCGCCTGGGGCTGACGACGCCAAAGCCGACCAGTGCTCCGCACCAGCGCTCGGCTGCGATACCGACCCTGACCATCGCAGGCTGGTTCGACTGCTTCCTCCAAGGGAGCCTCGACAACCACGTCGCAGCGACAGCCAGCGGCGCGCCGACGGCACTGATCGTCGGTCCGTGGACGCACGACGACCAGAGCAGCCAGGGCGGCGCGTCCCTCAACGCACGCGAACTCGACTTCCTCGATCGGCACCTCAGGCCCGACTCCAGCGTCCAGGCGCCCGAGTCACCCGAGTCACCCGAGTCACCCGTGCAGGTATTCGTGATGGGCACTGACGAATGGCGCCGCTTTCCGTCCTGGCCATCCCAGAGCACTGAGAGCTCCTGGTATCTGCACCCTGATGCATGCCTGGCGCCTCTCTTGCCGCCGAATTCACCGCCGGACTCCTTCGACCACGACCCCGACGACCCCGTCCCCACCCTCGGGGGCGCCATCCTCCTCGGCCCCGATTTCCCTTCCGGACAGTGCGACCAGGCGCAGATCGAGGAGCGCGACGACGTCCTGATCTACACCAGCGAACCGATGAAAACCTCGCTCGAAGTCATCGGCCGCGTCCGCGTAGAACTGTTCGCCACATCGACGGCACCGAGCACCGACTGGATCGCACGCCTCTGCGACGTCGACGAACACGGCGTCTCCCGCAACATCACCGACGGCATCCTCCGCGCGCCATCAGCCGAGCCCCAGCGTCAGCCTCAGAAACACACGATCGACCTGTGGTCCACAGCCCACGCATTCCTCCCCGGCCACCGCATCCGCCTCCAGATCACCTCTACCTGCTTCCCCCGCTGGGCCCGCAACCCCGCCTCGTCCACCGCGCGCCAAACCGTGCACCACGGCAACGCAACACCGTCACGGCTCATCCTCCCGAGGACGCCGGCTTAA
- a CDS encoding LysR family transcriptional regulator — protein sequence MDVDLRKLRYFLAVADELHFGRAAERLHIAQPVLSRQIRVLEGELGTELFLRDRRHTVLTPAGEQLVQDAKQLLANADALQRRVRAAGQGVTRLTIGFMPGITVTPVISRLRAHHPDLDVRMLRTGWHDQVEVLHDARADIGIVRLPINQTGLELRPLYTEPRLAILPTTHPLAAKHTIHITDLAADHLLQDPDAIPEWRDIAKELRTGAHRPAPTINSVEEKLELVAGGQGIAVIPASTAAFYTRPDIAAIPIDDLSPNHVAAAWPTDRTTPLIEEFVEAATELLPGS from the coding sequence ATGGACGTCGACCTGCGCAAGCTGCGCTACTTCCTCGCGGTCGCCGACGAGCTGCACTTCGGACGCGCCGCCGAGCGCCTGCACATCGCCCAGCCGGTCCTGTCCCGGCAGATCAGGGTGCTCGAAGGCGAGCTGGGCACGGAGCTCTTCCTGCGCGACCGCCGCCACACCGTGCTCACCCCGGCCGGCGAACAGCTCGTGCAGGACGCCAAACAGCTGCTGGCCAACGCCGACGCCCTCCAGAGGCGGGTCCGCGCCGCAGGGCAGGGCGTCACCCGCCTCACCATCGGCTTCATGCCCGGCATCACCGTCACCCCGGTCATCAGCCGGCTGCGAGCCCACCACCCCGACCTCGACGTCCGCATGCTCCGCACCGGCTGGCACGACCAAGTCGAAGTCCTCCACGACGCCCGCGCCGACATCGGCATCGTCCGCCTCCCCATCAACCAGACCGGCCTGGAACTCCGCCCCCTCTACACCGAACCCCGCCTAGCCATCCTCCCCACGACCCACCCCCTCGCCGCCAAGCACACCATCCACATCACCGACCTAGCCGCCGACCACCTCCTCCAAGACCCCGACGCCATCCCCGAATGGCGCGACATCGCCAAGGAACTCCGCACAGGCGCCCACCGCCCAGCGCCAACGATCAACAGCGTCGAGGAAAAACTCGAACTCGTCGCCGGCGGCCAAGGCATCGCCGTGATCCCCGCCTCCACCGCCGCCTTCTACACCAGACCCGACATCGCAGCCATCCCCATCGACGACCTAAGCCCCAACCACGTAGCAGCAGCCTGGCCCACCGACCGCACCACACCGCTCATCGAGGAATTCGTCGAGGCAGCCACGGAACTGCTGCCTGGGTCCTAG
- a CDS encoding NAD-dependent epimerase/dehydratase family protein, whose protein sequence is MRIFLTGGSGYIGRATITELVRRGHAVEALARGDASAQAVTDVGAIAVRGSLTDLDVLNHAAARAEAVIHLAQATSADMDLAAATALQDGVGAGTYVHTGGSWVYGDTDGVRDETAAWNPPEVVAWRKPVEDAVLARASAGGGRPVIVQPGLLYGGDNRLIDHFLIAPGKIAGAVPYIGDGANRWALVHVDDVATLYVAALAAKAGSVYIGVGEGHPTMKQVAEAAAYGAGLEGKTVSITLEQARAQMGPVADAFALDQRLTSAKARRDLGWTPAHTDPIGTLTRG, encoded by the coding sequence ATGAGGATCTTCCTGACCGGCGGCTCCGGCTACATCGGCCGCGCCACCATCACCGAGCTGGTCCGGCGTGGCCACGCCGTCGAGGCGTTGGCGCGCGGCGACGCGTCGGCGCAGGCGGTGACCGACGTCGGCGCGATCGCCGTACGCGGCTCGCTCACCGACCTCGACGTGCTCAACCACGCTGCCGCGCGCGCCGAGGCGGTGATCCACCTGGCGCAGGCCACCTCCGCCGACATGGATCTCGCCGCGGCCACCGCGCTGCAGGACGGCGTCGGCGCCGGAACGTACGTGCACACCGGCGGCAGCTGGGTCTATGGCGACACCGACGGCGTGCGGGACGAGACCGCCGCCTGGAATCCGCCGGAGGTGGTGGCGTGGCGCAAGCCGGTCGAGGACGCGGTCCTGGCGCGTGCTTCCGCCGGTGGGGGTCGGCCCGTCATCGTGCAGCCGGGACTGCTTTACGGCGGCGACAACCGGTTGATCGACCATTTCTTGATCGCGCCGGGTAAAATCGCTGGTGCTGTTCCGTATATCGGTGACGGCGCCAACCGGTGGGCGCTGGTGCACGTCGACGACGTCGCCACGCTCTACGTCGCGGCGCTCGCGGCGAAGGCGGGATCGGTCTACATCGGCGTCGGCGAGGGCCACCCCACGATGAAGCAGGTCGCTGAGGCGGCGGCGTACGGCGCCGGGCTGGAGGGCAAGACGGTCTCGATCACGCTGGAGCAGGCGCGCGCCCAGATGGGACCCGTCGCGGACGCCTTCGCCCTGGACCAGCGCCTGACCTCGGCCAAGGCCCGCCGCGACCTGGGCTGGACACCGGCGCACACCGACCCGATCGGCACGCTCACCCGCGGCTGA
- a CDS encoding choice-of-anchor D domain-containing protein: MRISRRTTGALLAGALALAGLSTSAALTAAPAHAASAPTTPIWSTQLDFDNGGAAWSEPYFAALAAKGLTTAELNMPWGTIEPSAGTFSFTIWDQELANAAAAGIQLIPVFWQSGWGGSPAPWITDLEKTSTGAAGVAPDWWNTTEQAQYFTYVENTIQNSIAQPGGYGGAVLDYGFLDAQWDISGSGGGYASGDITEFQNVYLPNAFGTIAAFNAAEGTSYTAFSQVPAQASGQPLFGVFQAFRAWSVEQTYGALTAAVRKITANTPLYYYYGGSYGNVTNYANNPDSFFKLAKQYNVTIIADSASNTGMTLAMTSLGRAYGVKVAEEWTAPNSDSELAAYAVQWLDSYGMTFPQAGGEDFFIHDGTSKDTVGYPIYTSWLPTLKSLSGTYPQQPTALYIDVSQGYGNTNGGSLNTVESQAAAIWNSFQSGLAVVTSQEVANGAVSLSSFNAVLPLNGVDANLTSYKNGGGALLTSAAQLTQHASAYAVIDAPYVGDVQAVPVLAASHTSASLTLADITTGTAYNAPIAINPAGLGLNSGSYYVVNAAGTALPQTVQSNGQICVSANLGAASLAEWTVKAGPVPAGTASSGCPTTYTGATSVSATAGQSGGGLTFLGVGATNQGSDGNLTQITQGGQTAYETWTSAQSGATGSADVYLQAAPMSAVEAAATISMQVTYWATAGQGFTVQYSTPTNKYQNGPSVTSPGTGTWTTATVQLTNAQLGELENGGADLRLAVADVTTPLIVRSITMSAGNSSAPVLAATPSSLSFGSVSTGSTSAARTVTITNSGNAAASVSSISTTSGFAQTNTCGSSIAAGASCTASVTFSPTAAQTYSGNLTVTSTATGSPLIVALSGTGTSSSTNLALNKPISASTVQQNYVPTNAVDGNTGTYWESRDGTWPSSLTVDLGSTQTLSHTVIDLPPLSVWQTRTQTLSVLGSTNNSTWTTIVASAVYTWNPSTGNTVTITFPAGTAYRYVQLNFTANNVQNGAQVSEWQLFG, encoded by the coding sequence ATGAGGATCAGTAGACGTACAACCGGCGCCCTGCTGGCAGGCGCCCTCGCCCTGGCGGGCCTGTCCACCTCGGCCGCCCTGACCGCGGCGCCCGCCCACGCCGCGTCCGCGCCGACCACCCCGATCTGGTCCACCCAGCTCGACTTCGACAACGGCGGCGCCGCCTGGTCAGAGCCCTACTTCGCGGCGCTGGCGGCCAAAGGGCTGACCACCGCCGAGCTGAACATGCCCTGGGGCACGATCGAGCCGTCGGCCGGGACCTTCAGTTTCACGATCTGGGACCAGGAGTTGGCGAACGCCGCCGCTGCCGGCATCCAGCTGATCCCGGTCTTCTGGCAGTCCGGGTGGGGCGGCAGCCCCGCACCGTGGATCACCGACTTGGAGAAGACCAGCACCGGGGCGGCAGGCGTGGCTCCGGACTGGTGGAACACCACCGAGCAGGCGCAGTACTTCACCTATGTCGAGAACACCATCCAGAACTCCATCGCACAGCCCGGCGGCTACGGCGGCGCGGTCCTGGACTACGGATTCCTCGACGCGCAGTGGGACATCAGCGGCTCCGGCGGCGGCTATGCCAGCGGCGACATCACCGAGTTCCAGAACGTGTACCTGCCGAACGCCTTCGGCACCATCGCCGCCTTCAACGCCGCCGAGGGCACGTCCTACACAGCCTTCAGCCAGGTACCTGCGCAGGCTTCCGGACAGCCGTTGTTCGGGGTGTTCCAAGCCTTCCGCGCCTGGAGCGTCGAGCAGACCTACGGTGCGCTGACCGCCGCCGTCCGCAAGATCACCGCGAACACGCCGCTGTACTACTACTACGGCGGCAGCTACGGGAACGTGACGAACTACGCCAACAACCCCGACAGCTTCTTCAAGCTCGCCAAGCAGTACAACGTCACCATCATCGCCGACTCGGCCAGCAACACCGGCATGACGCTGGCGATGACGAGCCTCGGGCGCGCCTACGGCGTGAAGGTCGCCGAGGAGTGGACGGCGCCGAATTCGGACTCTGAGTTGGCCGCGTACGCCGTGCAGTGGCTCGACAGCTACGGGATGACGTTCCCGCAAGCCGGCGGCGAGGACTTCTTCATCCACGACGGCACCTCGAAGGACACCGTCGGCTACCCGATCTACACCAGCTGGCTGCCGACCCTGAAGAGCCTGTCGGGCACCTACCCGCAGCAGCCCACCGCGCTGTACATCGACGTCTCGCAGGGCTATGGCAACACCAACGGCGGCAGCCTGAACACCGTGGAGAGCCAGGCGGCGGCCATCTGGAACAGCTTCCAGTCCGGACTGGCGGTCGTCACCAGCCAAGAGGTGGCGAACGGCGCGGTGAGCCTGTCCTCGTTCAACGCCGTGCTGCCGCTCAACGGGGTCGATGCGAATCTGACCTCGTACAAGAACGGCGGCGGCGCCCTGCTGACGTCCGCGGCGCAGCTGACTCAGCATGCGAGCGCCTACGCGGTGATCGACGCGCCCTACGTCGGCGACGTGCAAGCCGTGCCGGTCCTGGCGGCCAGTCACACCAGTGCCTCGCTGACCTTGGCGGACATCACCACCGGAACCGCCTACAACGCGCCGATCGCGATCAACCCGGCCGGGCTCGGCCTGAACTCGGGCAGCTACTACGTCGTCAACGCCGCCGGGACAGCACTCCCCCAGACCGTCCAGTCGAACGGACAGATCTGCGTGAGCGCGAACCTCGGCGCGGCGAGCCTGGCCGAGTGGACCGTCAAGGCCGGGCCGGTGCCCGCCGGGACCGCCTCGTCCGGCTGTCCGACCACGTACACCGGAGCCACGTCGGTGAGCGCCACCGCCGGCCAGTCCGGCGGCGGGTTGACCTTCCTGGGCGTCGGCGCGACGAACCAGGGCTCTGACGGAAACCTGACACAGATCACCCAAGGCGGCCAGACCGCCTATGAGACCTGGACGTCCGCGCAAAGCGGCGCGACCGGCTCGGCCGACGTCTACCTCCAGGCGGCGCCGATGTCCGCGGTCGAGGCGGCCGCGACCATCTCGATGCAGGTCACCTATTGGGCGACCGCCGGTCAGGGCTTCACCGTGCAGTACAGCACGCCGACGAACAAGTACCAGAACGGACCGAGCGTCACCAGCCCGGGCACCGGGACCTGGACCACGGCGACCGTCCAGCTCACGAACGCCCAACTCGGCGAGTTGGAGAACGGAGGCGCCGACCTGCGGCTCGCCGTCGCCGATGTCACCACGCCGCTGATCGTGCGCAGCATCACCATGTCGGCCGGGAACAGCAGCGCGCCGGTCCTGGCCGCGACGCCGAGCTCGCTGTCGTTCGGCAGCGTGAGCACCGGTTCGACCAGCGCGGCCCGCACGGTGACCATCACCAACTCCGGCAACGCCGCGGCGAGCGTTTCCAGCATCTCGACGACCAGCGGCTTCGCCCAGACCAACACCTGCGGATCCAGCATCGCCGCGGGAGCGAGCTGCACGGCGAGCGTCACCTTCTCCCCCACCGCCGCTCAGACCTACAGCGGCAACCTGACGGTCACCAGCACCGCGACCGGCAGCCCTCTGATAGTCGCGCTGTCCGGAACGGGCACGAGTTCGAGCACGAACCTCGCGCTCAACAAGCCGATCAGCGCCTCTACTGTCCAGCAGAACTACGTCCCCACCAACGCCGTCGACGGCAACACGGGCACGTACTGGGAGAGCCGGGACGGGACCTGGCCGAGCAGTCTGACCGTGGATCTGGGTTCGACACAGACGCTCAGCCACACGGTCATCGACCTGCCACCGCTGTCCGTCTGGCAGACGCGGACCCAGACCCTGTCCGTCCTGGGCTCGACCAACAACTCCACCTGGACGACCATCGTCGCCTCAGCGGTCTACACGTGGAATCCGAGCACGGGCAACACCGTGACCATCACGTTCCCCGCCGGCACGGCGTACCGGTACGTGCAGCTGAACTTCACGGCGAACAACGTGCAGAACGGCGCGCAGGTCTCCGAGTGGCAGCTCTTCGGCTGA